TTTCAAATTTAATAGCTTCcattttatatgaaaaatatataagTAATGGAtaagcagttaaaaaaaatccaatgcccctgttaaaaaaccccaaacacacctTTAATAGCAACTTAATCTATCAACATCCCAGTTCATTCAGTTTAACATAAATTATAAACTCTATTCAAATAGGTCCAAAAACTCATAAACATTTCTTAGAAAACGTTTTGGGAGGTGGAAAAGATGGCTCAAGTGCAGCTGAAGGACTTTGTTCTGTTTCCTGGTATatggagctgctcccctgcagctTCCAGGAACGAGTTCTGTCCTTCAGTGACACCATGGGAAACACTTCCCTGAAGCTTCTGGAGTGCCAAGAGCCAGCAACATTTCAGTATAATGACAGTACTTAAAGCAAGGAGGTCTTTTGGTCAAGAAAGGCATTCACAGTGTGGGGGAGCTACTGCTCTTCCCTGGCACATCCCAATTCATCATCTCCATGTTCTGTGGGAGCATCCTTGGCTGCAGGAACCTGAGTGTCTTCAGTGAGGTCAGGGGGATCCTGAGCAACTGGGCTGTCAAACTCCTCTTCTGAGTAATGACTcgggagctctgctgggaaaaaaaagaaaaaacgaGCAGATAAGATACCATTGCTGTGTTTAACTGATGCTTCCATCACCAGAATCCCAGGCTGTGGCAAAGGCAGCTCAGAGATAAGAGCTGCATTTCACCAGAGAAAAAGTGGTCACAGCTTGGTACAGGCAGCAGGGAGTTTAACCACAGGAAAAGTGTTAAATGTGAGAGTTGCACATTGCAGCACTCACTAGGGAAGCCAtcagggctgtgagcagcagctcgggtccctgctcccacagcagtgGGGGCCTTACCCTGGTGCTGGGACTGGCTGAGGCCCTGCAGCCGCGCCTGCCGCCGCTCCAGCGCCAGCTGCCGGTTCTTCTTCATccgctcctgctgctcctccgtCAGACTGGGCCCGGGCAGGgagcccagctcctctgcactgCCCCAGGGGGAGTGTGCATCCTCAGCAGCTGTGTCCAGCCCGTTGCTCGCCCCTTCTTCTGCTTAAAAAGGGAAGAGGGGCAGAATCAACACTTTAAACCCACAGAGATCCACAACACATCAGTCAAGAGAATATTCTGAAAGCATTTCTGTGTTCTACATTTTGTATTGACAGCTGAAGCTCATTTCATAATTTTAATGGGAAATTTTCTGCCTAGGCCCACATCCCCAATATTCAAAGGGCACAAGTGCTCAGAGCTCACACCCACAACAATCAATGCCTGAGTGCACAGCTGTGTACTGAGTGAGCAACAGCAGCTGTGCTCGAAGGGTCAACAGGAACTGGAAATCCAGGCAATCCTTAGGGCCAGGTCATTTTCCTCCCAACACTACTAATCAAACACTGTCCTTTAGAAAGTGGCAGGAGTCCTGCAGGAATTCCAACCTttcaaggccaggctgtgtGGCACTAATTGAAGGTGGGGATGTCAGGGGATTGAACAGGATGGGTtttagggtcccttcccacccacacCAATCCAGGATTGTGTGAATCAGAAGTCTGAACACATACATTGAGTACTCAGCTCTGAATTCAGTGTGCTCTATTACAGAGCTATTTACTCATCTGCCAGCACTCAAACATGCAAAGTGGAGGCAGTTCAGCCAGACAAACTTCACCcacccacagagcagcagagcacccaAGGCCGCTGCACCACTTGAAGCCTGGGAATAGTAAGGAGAGCTGACAGAAAGGTTGGGTTGCTAATCCAACACCCCAGCCTGAGGTTTTGTTTCGCACAGTTCCTCCCCTgaaggctgcagcagtgccctcAGTGCCCCGGAGGCACgctggcagggcagtgtgtgGAACCATCGCACAGAACAATCCGATCCCTCTGCAGACGCTGTCGGCAGGAACCACTCGTGTTGCTGTCCGTGgctgcctctggctgcagggcagctctcacactgcagcacaggcaaGGCAGCCACGTCTCACCAGGGGCACCCCAAAGCCCAGGCCAGCTCTCTGCACTCACAACACAGAAACCTCTTTTAAAGCAGAACCTCTCAACAATTTCTTCCACACTAGAAAAGCCTATCATGATCATTCACTTCTGGTCAGTaggaagggaaataaataatCTTAAGCATTGAAGAACTGAACAAATAGCAGAGAGAGCATACCTTCATTATTTTTGAAGTCTTCATGTAAAATAGGAAGATCAAGTCGGATCCGCTTGAGGCAGGTCTGCAGGTGGGACATGAAAAACTGGGGTTTCATCTGCAGCAGGTTTTTATGTTCAACTTTGGGAGCATGGGAAAACCACAGCAATTTTACACTTGGTTACTCTGAACAAACACTCTCACTTCATGTCCATTTGACACACAGACCTCCAGTGCTGGGATCATCTTCCCAGTCCTTCACCTATCACCCAGCCAGGTGAAGCTGAATTCTTTATCCGTCTTCTTTTGCAGGTCCAAACATTaaaaatcaaccaaacaaaacccaaacccccaaccagctccagctccagctggttAAGCAACTTGCTGTGGTTAAAGATGGCCTGAAAATGCTGAAGCCAATTCGCTGGAGGattatttcaaataaagaaaggttgtatataaatataaacattaaTACTAGACAAAGCTCTACATTGagagaaatttatttaaataacattttactTCTGAGCAGTATGCACAACCTAAATCTTCTTTTACTGCATAATTGATCCCCTAAACCTACTTCTTACATTATTCCAAACCACGAAGAGCTGACAGATATACGTACCTGAACTTCCTTTTTGTTTCCCAAAGACTCCACTACATCAATAAAATCCTCAAACTGCAGTTTTGGGAACAGTCTGTGAGCCCAGTGCTCCATGTGTTGGATCAGAGTCTTCAGGTcctctgcctggagcaggaaagaCAACACCCAGCTGCTGAAGCTGACAGAGAGGGGCGATGCAGAGGGCAATGGGGCAGCAGTTCCTGCACACATGGAGCATCTGCAGCCTGACAGTCTCTGCAAAATGGCAGCAGGACCAGTGTGGGggaaccttcccttcctcctcccacaATCCATGTGGAAGCTCAGGCTGTGAGAACTGACACAAGTTCAGGGGAGCACCTGCACATCCTGTCAAACATCTGCAGGTCCTGAGGCATTGTCCTTAATCAACCAGGGCTGAACTCAGGCTGGAATAAATCCACAGGGGCACAACTGGCATTGCTCCTGATGTTCAGAATGCAGATACATCAAATTAGGCTGATCTAGGGAAGGTTTTTGCACCTTTCAGCACTACTGCCCAGTTCCTGGGTGCTCCAGCAGTAATAAGAACACCAGAGATGCACAGGAGTCCTTGCAGGGTGCCaggagaatcatggaattgtttgggttggaaaagttCTTGAAGCTCACCGACTCCAGCCACTCCCCCCGCACCGCCAAGGCCACCAGTAAAacgtgtccccaagtgtcacatctGAAAGCCTTTTAAATCCCTctggggacagtgactccacagcacaggctgcccagggctcaaCAACACTGCTGAAGAGATTTCCCCTAATAACCAACCTCAACCTCCCTTGGCACAACATggggctgtttcctcttgtcctattgtttgttacctgggagaagagaccgaCCCTCCCCTGTCTACAACCAGCTCTACAATGATGTGTAAAGGAAAACAAGCTCTGCATGTTGAAGTGCACCCAGAACAATAAGAAAGCTTGTAGAGAAAGTCCTGCTTTCTCTTGGCTCAAGTGCTATGTcacacttttttaaaaaactttggGATTCAAAACCCTGCTTGTATGGACAATACAAGAATCACAGATGGGATATTCTACTTCTAGAGTTGAGGAAAAGAATTTTATGATcaaaatatggattttttttttaaagcatttcatgtttgttttaaagTCTGCAGCTCCAAACAACATGAGGGCTTGTTCAGGTCCTGCTGGGAAGCTGGCCAGCAAGAGTCCTATCAAAGCTCCCCATATCAGACAGGCAGCACTCCAGCAAACCTGCATTCACCTCCcaggaaacaaaacccagctcacCAGCTCTTACCTCGTGCCCTTTGCCCTTGAACTTGACATTGTCAAACATGTGtctcagggctgggagcccTCTTTCTGAAGTTAACCTGGGAATAGGAAATGGGGCAGTTATTTGAAACCCACTCTCTTCTTTCAATTatcaagtaaaagaaaaaaaacaaagaaaaaactcaCATTTATTGAAAGAGCCTAAAGCTTGGATTCTTTCTGTTGAGTATAAAGAACTCACACCAGTTTTAGAGGTACCTTAATAATTTTCTCCCACAGCCCTACATCAAACTCAGCACACAAAGAAATATTCTGTATAAAGTTACCTTTGGGCATCTAATCTAGGCCTTGGTCTCTTTACTGCCTTCTGTTTGGTCACAGCAGAATCCTTTGTTTGGGACTGCTGGTTTCCATCTGGATCTGGGGAAGAAAACAGCATCATTCAAGTATTCAAAGCAATTGCTGCACATTTTAAGTTTCTACTTGTATTTCTGATAAGTGCATTGAGAGTACATCCAATGCTCTTATCTCTTCTAAAAGCCAACTCATAAAGAGTAACTATAGATGATTGCTGTACAATTATTTGTAGCAACATTTTGTCAGAAGAGTTTGAGTTTCATGAAGATTCCTTTCTGCACGTATTTTCATGGattccacaaaaataaaattttcccaCAAGCTGGAAAGCATCTCGTGATTAACAATTTAAATTTACAGTTTGTTCTCTGCCTATTTTAATGCACTGAAGTTCAACACCACTAATTTCGATTGCACAGCATTAGAATGGGATTTTTAGGGGTCCTGGGTGCTCACCTCCATTAGCCTGAGCCCATTCTGTATCGTCTCTTcctggagaggcaggagggggAAGAGGTGGGAATGTTTCGTCTTCTGTGTTCTCATAATCAGGAAGATCAAACAAGTTGTTCTCTAAAGGATCTAGCATTGCCATAAAGAAgcctttctcctctcctgcagaAAACAACAAACTCATTTAAAGAGAAGCGGCGAGGCTGCCACAGAAGCGGATAAACGTCAATTATTTACAATATTTACAGATCGTCATACAATTAAACAGCAGATACCATACAGAGGATAACACAACCCAGCTTTGCTGAGCCGAATAAAACAAGGGCTTATGATGTTCCAACTCGCCAAAGTTACTTGGGAGTGGCAGGAATTAACTGAAATAAGTGGATTCCTGACTACAGCGCTCATCCATGGAGCCGCGTGGCACTCACATTCCCCACCAAAGCCTCGGGGGGAGGAGCGGCAATTCCCCAAATTTACAGCGCGCTCACCCACCCCGAAACGcgggctggaggaggaggagtccCCGATCCCGGCTGCTCCGGGGAAGCTCACCCAGAGCCCCCGGCCGCGGCGGGCTGGCCTGAGGCGATGGCAGCTGAAGCTCTGTTGCTCAGTTTCAGGAGCGCTCTCCGGAGCGGCCCCGGGCTGAGGCAGTAGCAGGAATGGCTCTGTTGCTCAGTTTCAGGAGCGCTCTCCGGAGCGGCCCCGGGCTGAGGCAGTAGCAGGAATGGCTCTGTTGCTCAGTTTCAGGAGCGCTCTCCGGAGCGGCCCCGGGCTGAGGCAGTAACAGGAAtggctctgttcctctgttCCTCAGTTTCTCCGCTTCAGGAGCGGCTccggccggagcggggccgggctgaggggccggggccgcccccgcgcGCGCCAGCTCCCGCGAGAGCCCCGGGTCTCGCGAGCTCCCGAAGGCGGTGGCTCAGGGGTTTTGGCGCCAAAATGCAGTGGGCGGGG
The Melospiza georgiana isolate bMelGeo1 chromosome 13, bMelGeo1.pri, whole genome shotgun sequence genome window above contains:
- the TIPIN gene encoding TIMELESS-interacting protein, with amino-acid sequence MAMLDPLENNLFDLPDYENTEDETFPPLPPPASPGRDDTEWAQANGDPDGNQQSQTKDSAVTKQKAVKRPRPRLDAQRLTSERGLPALRHMFDNVKFKGKGHEAEDLKTLIQHMEHWAHRLFPKLQFEDFIDVVESLGNKKEVQTCLKRIRLDLPILHEDFKNNEAEEGASNGLDTAAEDAHSPWGSAEELGSLPGPSLTEEQQERMKKNRQLALERRQARLQGLSQSQHQAELPSHYSEEEFDSPVAQDPPDLTEDTQVPAAKDAPTEHGDDELGCAREEQ